Genomic DNA from Candidatus Nitronereus thalassa:
ATCACGCCATGATTGAAGCCCGAGTGAAAGCTCGGTCAGTTGAAAGCGAAGGAACAATCATTGGCGACATCACCGCCAAAGACAATGTCAAACTCCGGAGCACGGCAAAGGTAGACGGGGAATTGAGAACTCCGCAATTGTTTATTGAGGAAGGGGCAATTCTGAATACTCCTTGGACCTTACGGATGAAAAACGCCAAAATCAGCGGCCGCCTTGTTGATGCCAAGGGTCTCAACGTCGTCGAAACCCACGGCGTGGATCAGGCACATTTATTTTCAAAGACTTAATTACTTTCATTTAATCCCCAGCACAATTCACCCAATCCTCATAACCTAAATCCCTGCCTCAGGTTATTTGGAATTTTATCCTAAATGGTCTCGGCCATGAGGCGACCAGAGGTCTTGTTCAGGACCTAATGGAACAATGCGGGTAGGATTGATGTCATGGTGGGTGACGTAATAGTGCCGTTTGATATGATCAAAATTCACGGTTTCGGCTACGCCATCGTGTTGGTATAAATCTTTAATGTATCCGAAAAGATTGGGGTAATCGACGATGCGTCGGAGGTTACATTTAAAGTGTCCATGGTACACAGCGTCGAACCGAATCAACGTCACAAACAATCGCCAATCTGATTCGAGAGGCGTTGGGCCGAACAGATAGCGTTGATTTGCCAGGCGAGATTCCAGTCGATCTAGGGCATCGAACAGTCTTCTCACTGCAGATTCGTAGATGGCCTGAGAAGTCGAAAACCCGGCTCGATACACACCATCATTCACATTTTCGTAAATATCCTCATTAAGACGGTCGATTTCTTCACGCTGCGGTTCTGGATACAAATCCAGATTCTCGTTGGTAAATTGGTTAAAGGCGCTATTGAGCATGCGCATTAAGTCATCGTCGGAATTACTCACAATCCGCTTCGTGTTCGTATCCCATAACACGGGAACCGTCACACGCCCACGATAGTGGGGATCTGTCGCAAGATAGGCCTCACGCAAAAATTGAAATCCGTTGATCGGATCTTTGGTATGGACCGGGCCCTCCCTAAAGGCCCACCCGCTTTCATCGTCACGAATGGGGTCGACCACTGTCATCCCGATCACATCTTCGAGACCTTTCAATTTTCGCACGATAATCGTGCGGTGGGCCCAGGGACAGGCCAAAGATACATATAAATGATATCGCCCCTTTTCTGCGCAGTACCCGGAACTCTTATCCGCCGTCACCCAATCACGAAAGGCATCGTTCTGACGTTTGAAGGCCCCTTCTTCAGTTTGTTCATCTGGAAATTGAGCTTGTGTCATGTTCAATTTTTCTAAAAATAAGAAAAGGTACCCCCTTCATTTCAACAATGGAATAATTTCAAACGCCCCTGACTTCATTAAAACTTCACCAATGGTCAAGACAATTGAAAACCTCTTGGTTCGGGTGCCTTCCTTGTGGGATACTGCCATT
This window encodes:
- a CDS encoding polymer-forming cytoskeletal protein — its product is MSTSSEIKNPSFLRQNQARGRSVNRTAKGSKGAPRRRSADEIVAFFGEGVECKGTIVNHGNIRVDGRFEGKITTKGSLLVGNHAMIEARVKARSVESEGTIIGDITAKDNVKLRSTAKVDGELRTPQLFIEEGAILNTPWTLRMKNAKISGRLVDAKGLNVVETHGVDQAHLFSKT
- a CDS encoding glutathione S-transferase family protein, with the protein product MTQAQFPDEQTEEGAFKRQNDAFRDWVTADKSSGYCAEKGRYHLYVSLACPWAHRTIIVRKLKGLEDVIGMTVVDPIRDDESGWAFREGPVHTKDPINGFQFLREAYLATDPHYRGRVTVPVLWDTNTKRIVSNSDDDLMRMLNSAFNQFTNENLDLYPEPQREEIDRLNEDIYENVNDGVYRAGFSTSQAIYESAVRRLFDALDRLESRLANQRYLFGPTPLESDWRLFVTLIRFDAVYHGHFKCNLRRIVDYPNLFGYIKDLYQHDGVAETVNFDHIKRHYYVTHHDINPTRIVPLGPEQDLWSPHGRDHLG